CAAGCAACGACTACGTAAGGGGGTGCAAGGAAGTTTGAACGGTGCAACAATAAGTGAATAGCCGTCAGAATAAAggcgtagtggaaactgaaaagacatggcaaattaaacgtcaaattatatggcctacgtgccaaaaccattgtcgaaatattacatgcaaatcggcatcgaaagccatggttaaaatagtgccatcattacatattgaTAAGATAAAATTCTAAAGCAGGAATTTAAAGGAATTCAAGCgatcagcaaaggtggcaatcttggcatcgagatccttctttacggcctggtcaacctccaactccttgataacatcttttgtcgagatgatcagagccttggagtccTTGGTAAGCACCTCCAACTGagccttcacagcagggccttcctcgaccaaatcagctcgctttttctccaacttggtaatctctcgatgcagctcctcaagtttagtgtcgacttcggagatttcatctgcaatcaaaaccttcctagcagtgaatttcttgaagtcctctttcattgctgcaacttgagctttaccagaagagacttttgcttccttaaggcTAACAGCTTGGCCAacatccttggcttgatgaaaAGTGGCTAAAGCATCCACTAAGaaagattgaaggttggccATAGCAGCAGCCTGGTGAGAATCaagtttttggccaagaaggaagacaagcAACTCCTTGGCAGCATGACTCGCTTGAGGATCAACTTGAatctggtcgagaaacccaCTGGCGAAAATAATAGCCTTTAGCTGACCCATGCTCTCCTCGATTTGCTGAAGGTTGGCCACCCCactagattgagcagtctcagtagtGGCATCAGCTCGACGGGGTGGAGAATCTAAGTCTAAGGTGCCATCAAGAAAACCATCCAAAGCTGCCAACGGGTCCTCCTCGAACAAAGTGtcaagcttttcactagacacatgagacgaagagccacccttggcttgaggcgaaggttgcacagtggcagacgattttggaggaggcataggggtatcatccttgcctggaagagTTTCTGCTTCGCGAATGGGAGAGGTTGCACCTTGAGTGTCCTACAAGATAAACCTCTTTAATACCCTtttcgataaagtaaaatgCACAAACCAGCAGAACATGAAGAAATgtaaagatacctggcaagcagattCCCTAGAAGGGCTTGAGTTGGTGGAGCTTTTGGAACGACGGGGAGATTTATGGACAGGTTTGCTCCTAACCTTCCTCCGCCCCTCAGATGTTGAGGTCTTTTTGGCCGAAgatgcggccttgggaggtttctcgacaccttcagttttggattttgcagggtCAGGAGCTGGAGAATTCTCGCGAGATGGAGGATTGGGGGTGGAATGCTCATGAACATCAGcctgaaaataaagacaaacacAATCAGATTAAGAAACCACAGGttaaaaatgtcacaaggtaccctcgagaatggaaAACGTACCTGAATGGCGGCGTCGCCACCACCTTCTTTATCATCGACTTCTGgttgagcatcagatgccaacttagaagccccactgGTGGTGGAAACACCAgcccccttggccctcttctgactggccgaagcaacaggCTTAGGTTTCCTTTTTCGACTCTGTCGAAGAATACGTTAGTTCATAATCCAAAGAGATTGAAAAGAAAGAGGGaaaagcatgaggaaagtaccttgagcttgtcagcaagactgacatcatcgtcctcatcatcatcatcatcatcctcaatcacgactggcCTGTCCTTGGAAGAATGAGTcactggggaaataacttgaggagccgGTCGAGTAATGACTTCGGCtgtaaacaaaagaaaaattaagaagtaaaacaggaaaaccaaggccaagtcgaagtattaccttgaccaatacgcatgttcagcgatatgtggttgaagatttcgacgggcacatgatacggaaaattccataggtggtacttagtccaagtcactcgctttcgaggaggtagagcttgattggccaacacatttatgtttacatggtcaacccatttaggcaagaccggtggaaaggccaatgcaaacctactcgtaggcaaagatgggaacctaaagccagtttttcgaataacaaaagatagaccctcctcaccaggaggaacaactaacttggatttcttggctcTAAGTTCCCATTTTTGTCTTAGTACTTGAGCTGCTTTCGCAaccgtatctcgaaggcgaagagttggataatataccacaccaaagaatttttgaaaagatcgaatttctgccaggtgcatacctttggtcttcttcggatcctgcttctgcaaaagaaaagcatctgtcatgcattgcagacaatcgacgaggggcttcgaaatttgagcccaatactcagaccaccaggctttgaaagcattggtagcataatatgaaggagcgtaagtgaaggggctTAGGTTGAGGAGTTTCTTGTTATAAAACTGAACAGTCGTGTCGAAAGCGGCAGCCCTCTTAATAGCtccggggtacaggactagactcttgccaaataaagtgttgggtagaacttggctaagcccaaactgtcgagaaaccagttgagggttgtagccacatagagtgtagtcactgctagcaaagcccacagttaaaactctaggagataagagggtcctccagAGCGTAATGTGGTGTTCCTTGGGCAATGCAGAATCAGAAGCATTAgggtaagaattcctcagccagaaagggccacgaacagccttgctgtaaggagagaaactggaacgatagtgcttcagctcgagaaacatggtaaagtactttctgaagtcagcttcaaaactcgacgcatcataagcaggggtcagggtctcgagcctgtGGGCATCAATCCTAGTGTTAGAAACAGTCGGAGGATTATCTTGTGccggcagaagagattcgaaaactgcattcaaccaaagttgaaacagccaaagAGGTCCAGCggcattcagagagacggtcttggtattccggatatcctcgacagcttcattcagcatttggtagaggttgccaaggacaagcctagccatagcaagttgtcgaccctcgtgaagcagattggctaagggcaaaagcttggcaggaatgcgcaaagacttggtgcaaaaaacataagcagacagccaatacagcaagaaagcgacatgttcagcatcagatacctcaccactctcgacataatggtccttaatgaatcgactaaaagaaatgttgtcagtaggaatcgagatgggtttaacaggggcaggtgcagagtgataatcatcaccaatgggccataatccggtgatagcagcaacatccaagagAGTGGGAGTAATcatgccaaagggaacatgaaggcaattggtggacctctcccagaaataGAGTGCACTCAACAACACAGCAGGGTTATACGATATTGGagatctcgacagctgaatcaagtcgagaatcccgacatccttccagtgttgcctcttatcttcctcaaccctatctaaccatttcaggtaggctTTGTCATTAGCAGAGGGGTTAGGAGGAgctgaacgaaaggctcgttttgggtcagaaagaaatggcatacggtaagagggttgaaatgccaaaacaagctcctcccccctaacgctagggtgaaatgattcatggtcttcagggagactattgggcctatcatgcttcactacttttaaaggacccaaaatggcgcgtaaagtaccattaacagagaaaggaatgagtacctgggatttccagatagctctcttctctgcttcgttggggggttccgggattgccacgcgcttggattcatccagcttaagctcagtggccaacggaatggtctgctcaggattggaagccattgaagagATTAGTAGATATTCCAGAGAaaacggaagaagatgaagtgagagCGCTTGGAGACGGAGCTGAAGGTTTGAGAaaagagtaaagcttgaacggggaataccaagagggtatttataaacAGAGGGGCAAACGGAACCCAGGCCGCATTGagtaataatttataaaattttggggtccaagcgattattttattagttaactcatgtcacctctcagctttttggcataggtgaaatcatggccctaaaaaggctataactgtcagctagtggagaagtcatcagacgttatggctgctgATTAGACTTGAAGATCGGatggtcgagagcacaaagtatttgaatcgttggaatcgaacggctacgatcaaaaatgcttggtgtcttcaagctgaagcagtcgacaaccaacattcttggggggcaactgttaagcTAAAAACTACGAGGACTACGACTCTCGACATCATGGTGCAAAGGTGGGTTCTCGACAACAAGGGCTATGGCGAAACCGGCAACCCAGCATACGGTGCCCCTCAAAGTCAAGTTAGGAAGAGTtatatctcgacaaactcagcagatgaagaaatctcgatcatcttaatggaagaggcagttaccgagtaacaagtaactacaagcacgtgcatatacccacgatgccacgaatagcaacggttgcccacgactcagaaccacccacgtggcaatagagtcacgtgctcGAAAACCagcggctaaacgtggggcatggcgccaaaattcaaaacccacgaagccatcatgcacccaagaaaaaccgccaagaacgtgggcaatgacagcactataaatagaagaagcagcagcagaaagaggggttcccaactcaaaactCCGAAAgttcaccaaaaagctctaaacgtccgcatcaatgagactcagagagcaaaacgtgatgatggaggagtatgttgcagaaccaacgctttagttttcttgtattTAAGTTTGTTAATTCCCCAGTTCTTCTACGCATTTCCCTGTCGAGATCTTCatcttttgtagtttttatgttattttgatgtatgtgatttctttgtaattgacccgtgtgtaatgaaattcagttctgtttaAACCAACTTGGTGTTATCGAAAAAACACTCACACAcgcaacactttggcaaagcgttttctcaaaaggaccccgaatctaaacttcctttagtcgaactaagaggatatttgtttaccaaaaaaccaCGTAAACACATGGTCAACtattttattagaataatataCATAATTAGGATTAAACTTCAGATCACTTCTGGCATCATAAGTCAAGAGACATGTTTTTATATTATACTTATTAAGTTATCACTTTCAAGTTGCAACTCTATTATCTGGCAATGTTTTCAGATTTATTCAAAACTGCAAATTTCTAACCAAATTCTTTTTTGTGAATGTATGTCAGGTGTATCCCCAGTAAGTTACCAGAGTGAGAAGATCATAGTGCTGGATGAGGTTTCCCATGAAATTGGGCTGCAAGTGGTTGATGGAGGCTATCTAAATCAAGGTTTTTCATACTACAGGACAAATTTTCAGCTATCTGCAATGGGAGAGCATAAGACTCTAGTCAAAGTGAAGATCTCTTATGAGTATGAGTCGGACATAGAAGAAAGTATCGTGCCAATGAAGACATCAGAGTCCGCTTTATTCTTTCTTAGATGCCTTGAAACATATCTGTTGAAATTGAATGGTCCTTGAAGATAATATTTCCATATCAGTTATTTGTGGCTGGTCTTTGTTTTTGGTTCTGTGATCTTTCAAGTTTCAAGAATATCTGAATGGTACTTTTTAAGTACCAAAAGTAGAAAAGAATAATGTAAGAATAATGTGATTAGCAATTAAGCTTGATCTGAGATTGGAGTCTGCCAACACATTAATTTGAACATGTACGGTGGAAATTACAGAAATCAAGAGGCAGAGCATTATTGGATTTGTCATATTCCAGTCATCAACCATGTTTTTTATACTAATATTCACTACTACATGTCATATATGTGTTCCTTGTATGAAAAATTGATTTGcagataaatttttttaatttgtgaaaTAGATTTCTTCTTAATTCATGATAGATAAAAGctattaaaaattttaaatcattttctctcactttacAGGATCTAACTTACTTACTACTATTAGACTAACACCTTGTTGATGAGTCCCACATGTTAAtagtaaattaaaataaagttGACCAATTATCTAATAATTCACCGAGACTCTGAATAAGTTAAAAAAATCCTAAAGTCCTCCCTAATTTGTTTTCTTGCAAAGTACATTGGATTCTTATATTTAACCCTATTTAAATGCTCCTTCGTTTTATAATATGTAAATTATTAATTCCATTGGAATAATATCTACAAGAAGATATTTTTTCACTTGACAAAAATGGCTGGCATCTATCAGAAGTCAGAAATGAGAATCCACGGTATTATTTTTATGGAAAAAATTATGTTGACACTTAAAATTCACTCACACTTAAAAAGAAATAGgaagataaaagagaaaaataaaaaatgagtgatgtaattgaaaaataagagagaaatTAAGAATGATAGGTAGAGAAAATGAGTAAATTTAagatatctatatctatatatgtatgtaaagcacacttgaacttttgcattgattactttatctttatattaaatacattaataattaaatacaaaaataaaataaaaactacatctactttattattcattatattaattcataattgttaaatttttcaatttcccatattttaaaataatttttaattattaattatatcaaaaaaagaaatatatttatatgtagaaaatattaataatttaaattaaataatattctagACAAAATTTATTAATGAGAACTCTagaaaaaaagtttaaaaaattaaataaatgtctctgtaagatatttactattaaatatatCACATGCATGtgttatttgaaaaaaatacttTCAAATGTGTTTTTTACCTATTATATAGTAgtagaaaatattttctcatgttattaataatattttccttttcaaaaaaaattagggtGAATGGTGAAATTAGTCCCTAAGTTTGTAAGAgagtttaattttagtccctctgaGGAAATATTACGTTTAGTGACAGTCATttattattgatgaatattttatgttattattgAGACCATTTGGTTTACAATAGGTGTTCGAATCCCCTCACCCTTTTTTCTAAGTTCGGAATTTTCATTGTTGAATGTCGCTGGTCTTCTCTGAAGCATACTCTTTCCGGCGTGGTGGCGCCATCGTCGGTGCACACAACGCGAGGACACAACGATGTCAAACGGCGTTTAGGAAGCAGGAGGAGGTTCACACGGTGTTTATCTACGGCTTGGGTGACGAGATCACGTATTTCACTTTGAGGGGAGTGGTGAGTCGTTTTGGAAAGGTGTTGGGGGTGTTTATACAAAGACGAAGGAGGCAGGGACGACAAACACGATTTGGATTTGCAAGATTCAAATACGAGCAAGATGCGAAAAATGCTATCCAAGAACTGAATGGAGCGACAGTGCATCAATCGGTGCTCTTGGTGAATAGGGTGAAGttcaaaggaaaatcaaactcacttacaaactcagagactaaaatcaaactcgcttacaaactcaggactaatttgatcattaacccaaaaatttattaaatttaagtaatatcatttatttttataaggAGAACTCTAATACTAGCAATTTAATGCATAAAAAACTCTAATACTCTCTATTTAGATgtctaaacacaataattttttctatttatataattactctatagtaattttcatataatattaaaaaaaattgtaaataaacccgtgcaacgcacgggtataatatctagtaagAGAAAGTAAAGTGTAATTGAATCAagttcatatttttatttctcatAGTCTTTTTTCCTCCAAAGTATCTTACACTAACAATTATGAGATTAATCCTTTGACTATATCCCATCAAACATTGGTTCTCcttaatatgcaccacttttatagtggtgtaattttacaacATTTTCTTTGATCGGTTATAGCAAgtcaatacattttttttaaaaaaaatatcattacaaATTCGTTATatgtcaaattttttttaaaaaatatgtgttGACCTTTTATAGCAGATTAATGAAaatggtgtaaaattacaccactaaaaagtggtgcaCATTAGGAGTTACCACAAACATTATGCGGTGTCTAAAATTAAATATTGGACTAAATGCTTAAAAAGTCTAACCATCTACTACCGTACATCTTGTTGGTCCAATAGTTTCTTTATTGCAACAAAACACACATCTGTTTTAGCCTAAGTGCTGCAACCAGTTTTCTTTTTCTGTGTTCCTCACCTGTTGCTTTTacttgcttctcttcttctttttattctttgtaAATTATGGGTGCACCCCTTGTgcctatttatatatataactttGGCTTTCCCAAAAAAGACTCCTTCATTTTGAAAAAATACATTTGATGCTTAAATGTGAATGAGATGGTGCAGCAGGATGCCCTTTCGTTTTTTTCTCAATGCTTGTTAAGATTCTCCAATGTCCTATTTCATATGcgtatatatataatatcaatattattataaaaaaggaATCTCTCTCCTAATCCTTcactagaaaataaaaaaacaatattaaagCTTATAGGACAATGATGCACTTTTGTCTTTTCCTCAAGCCTTTGAAATGGATGATTCTCTAATCTCTCACACTACAATATATTTCAACATCTTACTACTTTGTGAAAGCACATATTGAAGAGCATGATAAAGGAGTTCAACACCCAAACAAGAGTCAGTGTGGGGTTGGAAACCCTCTGGACTGTTCTGTCCAAGGATTTCATTTTCATATCTCCAAAAGTTCTCCCAACTATTGTGAAAGATGTGCAAGTGattgaaggcgatggaggagttGATACAATCCTCATCTTTAACTTTTTTCCTGGTGAGTATTGCTTCTCTCTCGGGAGGAtgtttgggaggaaaaaggaaaTAACTTTTGGTACTTGTATTCAATAAGTTATTTGTCTTATTGTAAAAGTTTCTTAAAGAGTTGTTAGATGAAACTTTgtcaaattttaaataattttgtgAGGGAGAAGTAGATGAGCACTTTCCTCTACAAGAAGGGTCGTTATTACAATTTATATAATCTTTTAGGGCGTGCTTGTAAGTTTTTATAGGGTTGGAGTGTGAAAAACGTGAGGGGAAGGAAATGGGAGAGCAACAGAGGAGGAAGTTggttaattcatttttttgtaTATATAGGAGTTCCAAATTTTCTATAACTCCAAACAAGGAGATGACTTcttaaattttagaaaaaattagTCTCTTTTCCCTTCTAATTCTAAACattctttttatgttttttgtcAAGCCTATTGAAAACCACAATAGacaaattaatttgaaattaagAAAGTTATTTTAATTGGCGAATTAGATTTTTCTTGATCGATACATGATAGGGAAAATTAACGTTAAGTTATGTTATATTAGGAGGCAAATAAACCATGTTAAAAATTAGTTCattcatgaactatatttttatATCTGACATTCGTGATAAATTACTTAcgatataactttt
This portion of the Lotus japonicus ecotype B-129 chromosome 3, LjGifu_v1.2 genome encodes:
- the LOC130745468 gene encoding phytohormone-binding protein-like, with the protein product MTKELNNKVEVCVELETLWQALSKDLTVTLPTVIPNVVKGVQVVEGNGGIGTIFLFTFFSGVSPVSYQSEKIIVLDEVSHEIGLQVVDGGYLNQGFSYYRTNFQLSAMGEHKTLVKVKISYEYESDIEESIVPMKTSESALFFLRCLETYLLKLNGP